From Ochotona princeps isolate mOchPri1 chromosome X, mOchPri1.hap1, whole genome shotgun sequence, one genomic window encodes:
- the NHSL2 gene encoding NHS-like protein 2 isoform X2: MAAQPRAWNAAANSGRENATATAHSRSSWRQPVNVFLSSGRPPSVEELLREAQLNLQSLLQEEYEQQYSEARLLGQTFRSSDEVPEPTPSPSSQAARRLQFVLMPTKRQLSEDETTTQGVRAPEASLSLSTTTDKQTAWNGPFPLPILEEKWWPQPCSTHSDLVPINISGQQFDKHASLRHSLFNTETAINPKSTLRRRRTIIGVSNFSQRDQGHSNSPADSVAHSTPSDIRLSHSLPEGFHGRVAVGQETRFPNLTSRVLRTPSSEPEEPSQARSGPSPPGMESMGVVYSVPGSCNGPAEPTFSTSWKGEALTYMTPSATTESNQVDENGKTPSSGKLWVSLNTLPPLVPKEAATLFVARDNPTGCSRSAGYSEHPTQQRPVPERPSKMGLLTRGTSRLETSSGGASRFRERSLSVPTDSGTTDVDCAEEQKAHEACALPYASTSPEGSTSADNIASLSTEQETQHRRHRSKSISLKKAKKKPCPPTRSVSLLKDEPVLLSEGGSVLPKDNRPRSLCLSLDQGHPSSHPDAQGQPAVPTLKDPEGTQFSHHWYLTDWKSGDTYQSLSSSSTATGTTVIECTQVQGSSESLASPSTSRATTPSQLSIEVEAREVSSPGRPTGLMSPSSGYSSQSETPTPTVSMSLMLGHLPTASSSVRVRPVVPERKSSLPPTSPMEKLSKSQLSFDLPLASSTNIDLSGMSISLRSKTKVSRHHSDTNFGAKLAQKTSPNQPIMPMVTQSDLRSVRLRSVSKSEPEDDIESPDYAEEPGAEELFSLPEKKVKPPVAEKPPLARRLPSLVHKPPSVPEEYPLTLPSLAMTSKSSAPHVRPHPQDSHTVMRKPKACSLPDARSPGESAAPSSLVFTPFTSSSGALFSGMQQCPRGSLEDESSKRRALPERISLQSQEEAEKKKGKIPPPVPKKPSVLYLPLTSQITQMDTYLADTRLPLSPIITLEEDAKCPPISDELRSPGKRMASTPQADSEKEASPLGRSEEPSIEEKSLISDKTAEWIAEDDDDVFVTSRTTEDLFTVIHRSKRKLLGWKEPGEAFASNRPSPHSPVKNTAESPTSEPAAVVGPSNSASLDAGRNDDFKALLQKKGSKATPRSRPSAAELLKTTNPLARRIIAQFSKDYETTDNPST; this comes from the exons CTGCAGCTAACTCGGGTCGGGAAAATGCGACAGCGACTGCCCACTCGAGGTCGTCATGGCGACAGCCAGTGAACGTGTTCCTCTCCTCGGGCAGGCCCCCGAGCGTAGAGGAGCTGCTTCGAGAGGCGCAGCTCAATCTTCAGAGCCTGTTGCAAG AAGAATATGAGCAACAGTACTCAGAGGCCAGACTTCTGGGGCAGACTTTCCGCTCTTCTGATGAGGTCCCtgagcccacccccagcccaagcTCCCAGGCTGCCAGGCGTCTGCAGTTTGTATTGATG CCTACAAAACGGCAGCTGAGTGAGGATGAGACTACCACCCAGGGTGTGAGGGCTCCCGAGGCCTCCCTGAGCCTGTCTACCACAACCGACAAGCAAACTGCCTGGAATGGCCCCTTCCCTCTACCCATCCTAGAGGAGAAGTGGTGGCCTCAGCCCTGCTCCACGCACTCAGATCTTGTGCCCATCAACATCTCTG GGCAGCAGTTTGATAAACACGCAAGTTTGCGACACTCGTTGTTTAACACAGAGACAGCCATCAACCCCAAGTCCACCCTGAGGCGGAGGCGGACCATTATTGGAGTCTCTAACTTTTCCCAGCGAGACCAAG GTCACAGCAACAGCCCAGCAGACAGTGTGGCCCACTCCACCCCCTCAGATATAAGGCTCAGTCACTCACTTCCAGAAGGTTTTCATGGAAGAGTTGCAGTTGGTCAGGAAACTCGGTTCCCAAATCTCACCTCACGAGTACTGAGAACACCTTCAAGTGAGCCAGAagagccttcccaggcacgtagTGGCCCTAGCCCTCCTGGCATGGAGAGCATGGGAGTGGTATACAGTGTCCCAGGTTCTTGCAATGGACCAGCAGAGCCAACATTCTCCACTTCCTGGAAGGGAGAGGCCTTGACCTACATGACACCAAGTGCTACCACCGAGAGCAATCAAGTCGATGAAAATGGGAAAACTCCTTCCTCGGGGAAGCTGTGGGTCTCTCTGAACACACTCCCACCTCTGGTTCCTAAGGAGGCTGCTACCCTCTTTGTTGCTCGTGATAACCCCACAGGATGCAGCAGGTCAGCTGGCTACTCTGAGCACCCTACTCAACAAAGACCAGTCCCAGAAAGGCCTTCCAAGATGGGCCTTCTGACCCGTGGTACTTCAAGGCTGGAGACCAGCTCTGGGGGGGCCAGCAGGTTTCGGGAGCGGTCACTGTCTGTGCCCACAGATTCAGGCACCACAGATGTCGACTGTGCCGAGGAGCAGAAGGCCCATGAGGCCTGTGCCCTGCCTTATGCCAGTACAAGCCCAGAGGGCAGTACCAGTGCTGACAACATTGCTTCCCTTAGCACTGAACAGGAAACTCAGCACAGAAGGCACAGATCTAAGAGTATCTCACTCAAGAAGGCCAAAAAGAAGCCTTGCCCACCAACACGCAGTGTATCGCTGCTCAAAGATGAGCCAGTCCTCTTGTCAGAAGGAGGGTCAGTGCTACCTAAGGACAACAGGCCCAGGAGCCTGTGCCTCTCCTTGGATCAAGGACATCCCTCGTCCCACCCAGATGCTCAGGGCCAACCAGCTGTGCCAACCCTCAAAGATCCAGAAGGTACACAATTCTCCCACCACTGGTATCTTACCGACTGGAAGTCTGGTGACACGTACCAATCCTTGTCCAGCTCCAGCACTGCCACTGGCACCACCGTCATTGAGTGCACCCAAGTTCAGGGCAGCTCAGAATCTCTGGCTTCCCCTTCTACCTCCAGAGCCACCACACCTTCCCAACTCTCCATTGAGGTGGAGGCAAGGGAGGTGTCCTCTCCAGGAAGGCCCACTGGACTGATGTCACCCTCCAGTGGATACTCCAGCCAGTCAGAGACACCAACACCCACGGTCTCCATGTCCTTAATGCTGGGCCACTTACCTACTGCAAGCAGCAGTGTCCGGGTACGTCCAGTGGTACCTGAGAGGAAATCATCACTACCCCCGACATCACCCATGGAGAAACTTTCCAAGTCACAGCTGTCATTTGACCTACCTTTGGCTTCTTCTACCAATATAGATCTGTCTGGGATGAGTATTTCCCTCAGAAGCAAAACCAAGGTGAGCCGGCATCACTCAGACACAAATTTTGGGGCAAAATTGGCCCAGAAGACCAGTCCCAACCAGCCAATCATGCCCATGGTTACTCAGTCTGACCTGCGTTCTGTTCGCCTGAGGTCAGTCAGCAAGTCTGAGCCGGAAGATGACATTGAGAGCCCTGACTATGCCGAGGAACCTGGAGCGGAAGAACTCTTCAGTTTGCCAGAGAAAAAGGTGAAACCTCCTGTGGCTGAAAAGCCTCCGCTGGCCCGAAGGCTTCCAAGCTTGGTGCACAAGCCACCATCTGTCCCCGAGGAGTACCCACTGACTTTACCCTCCCTGGCTATGACCTCCAAGAGCTCAGCTCCACATGTCAGGCCACACCCCCAGGATAGCCACACGGTGATGCGTAAGCCAAAGGCCTGCAGTTTGCCTGATGCCAGAAGCCCAGGGGAGTCCGCAGCACCCTCATCTCTTGTCTTTACACCTTTCACCAGTTCCTCTGGTGCTTTGTTCTCAGGAATGCAGCAATGTCCCCGGGGAAGTCTGGAGGATGAGAGCTCCAAGAGGAGAGCCCTGCCTGAAAGAATTAGCCTCCAGAGCCAGGAAGAAGCtgagaaaaagaaaggcaagatCCCACCTCCCGTACCAAAAAAGCCCAGTGTGCTGTACCTGCCTCTCACCTCGCAGATAACACAAATGGACACCTACCTGGCAGACACGAGGCTACCCCTGAGCCCCATCATCACGCTGGAGGAAGATGCCAAGTGTCCCCCCATCAGCGACGAGCTGCGATCACCTGGCAAAAGGATGGCTTCAACGCCACAAGCTGACAGCGAAAAGGAGGCAAGCCCTCTGG GGCGATCTGAAGAACCGAGTATCGAAGAAAAAAGTTTGATCAGTGATAAAACAGCCGAATGGATTGCagaggatgatgatgatgtgtTTGTGACTTCACGCAcaactgaagatttatttactgtgaTACACAG GTCCAAAAGAAAGCTGCTCGGCTGGAAGGAGCCAGGTGAGGCCTTTGCCAGCAATAGACCTAGCCCCCACTCACCAGTAAAGAACACAGCTGAGTCTCCTACCAGCGAGCCTGCTGCCGTCGTGGGCCCAAGCAACAGTGCCAGCCTAGATGCTGGCAGAAACGATGATTTCAAGGCTCTGCTCCAGAAGAAGGGAAGTAAGGCAACCCCACGGTCTCGCCCTTCAGCAGCTGAACTGCTGAAGACCACCAACCCACTGGCTCGGAGAATTATTGCACAATTTTCAAAAGACTATGAAACCACTGACAACCCTAGCACCTAG
- the NHSL2 gene encoding NHS-like protein 2 isoform X1 — protein MERAEAVAVFWSRGAAANSGRENATATAHSRSSWRQPVNVFLSSGRPPSVEELLREAQLNLQSLLQEEYEQQYSEARLLGQTFRSSDEVPEPTPSPSSQAARRLQFVLMPTKRQLSEDETTTQGVRAPEASLSLSTTTDKQTAWNGPFPLPILEEKWWPQPCSTHSDLVPINISGQQFDKHASLRHSLFNTETAINPKSTLRRRRTIIGVSNFSQRDQGHSNSPADSVAHSTPSDIRLSHSLPEGFHGRVAVGQETRFPNLTSRVLRTPSSEPEEPSQARSGPSPPGMESMGVVYSVPGSCNGPAEPTFSTSWKGEALTYMTPSATTESNQVDENGKTPSSGKLWVSLNTLPPLVPKEAATLFVARDNPTGCSRSAGYSEHPTQQRPVPERPSKMGLLTRGTSRLETSSGGASRFRERSLSVPTDSGTTDVDCAEEQKAHEACALPYASTSPEGSTSADNIASLSTEQETQHRRHRSKSISLKKAKKKPCPPTRSVSLLKDEPVLLSEGGSVLPKDNRPRSLCLSLDQGHPSSHPDAQGQPAVPTLKDPEGTQFSHHWYLTDWKSGDTYQSLSSSSTATGTTVIECTQVQGSSESLASPSTSRATTPSQLSIEVEAREVSSPGRPTGLMSPSSGYSSQSETPTPTVSMSLMLGHLPTASSSVRVRPVVPERKSSLPPTSPMEKLSKSQLSFDLPLASSTNIDLSGMSISLRSKTKVSRHHSDTNFGAKLAQKTSPNQPIMPMVTQSDLRSVRLRSVSKSEPEDDIESPDYAEEPGAEELFSLPEKKVKPPVAEKPPLARRLPSLVHKPPSVPEEYPLTLPSLAMTSKSSAPHVRPHPQDSHTVMRKPKACSLPDARSPGESAAPSSLVFTPFTSSSGALFSGMQQCPRGSLEDESSKRRALPERISLQSQEEAEKKKGKIPPPVPKKPSVLYLPLTSQITQMDTYLADTRLPLSPIITLEEDAKCPPISDELRSPGKRMASTPQADSEKEASPLGRSEEPSIEEKSLISDKTAEWIAEDDDDVFVTSRTTEDLFTVIHRSKRKLLGWKEPGEAFASNRPSPHSPVKNTAESPTSEPAAVVGPSNSASLDAGRNDDFKALLQKKGSKATPRSRPSAAELLKTTNPLARRIIAQFSKDYETTDNPST, from the exons CTGCAGCTAACTCGGGTCGGGAAAATGCGACAGCGACTGCCCACTCGAGGTCGTCATGGCGACAGCCAGTGAACGTGTTCCTCTCCTCGGGCAGGCCCCCGAGCGTAGAGGAGCTGCTTCGAGAGGCGCAGCTCAATCTTCAGAGCCTGTTGCAAG AAGAATATGAGCAACAGTACTCAGAGGCCAGACTTCTGGGGCAGACTTTCCGCTCTTCTGATGAGGTCCCtgagcccacccccagcccaagcTCCCAGGCTGCCAGGCGTCTGCAGTTTGTATTGATG CCTACAAAACGGCAGCTGAGTGAGGATGAGACTACCACCCAGGGTGTGAGGGCTCCCGAGGCCTCCCTGAGCCTGTCTACCACAACCGACAAGCAAACTGCCTGGAATGGCCCCTTCCCTCTACCCATCCTAGAGGAGAAGTGGTGGCCTCAGCCCTGCTCCACGCACTCAGATCTTGTGCCCATCAACATCTCTG GGCAGCAGTTTGATAAACACGCAAGTTTGCGACACTCGTTGTTTAACACAGAGACAGCCATCAACCCCAAGTCCACCCTGAGGCGGAGGCGGACCATTATTGGAGTCTCTAACTTTTCCCAGCGAGACCAAG GTCACAGCAACAGCCCAGCAGACAGTGTGGCCCACTCCACCCCCTCAGATATAAGGCTCAGTCACTCACTTCCAGAAGGTTTTCATGGAAGAGTTGCAGTTGGTCAGGAAACTCGGTTCCCAAATCTCACCTCACGAGTACTGAGAACACCTTCAAGTGAGCCAGAagagccttcccaggcacgtagTGGCCCTAGCCCTCCTGGCATGGAGAGCATGGGAGTGGTATACAGTGTCCCAGGTTCTTGCAATGGACCAGCAGAGCCAACATTCTCCACTTCCTGGAAGGGAGAGGCCTTGACCTACATGACACCAAGTGCTACCACCGAGAGCAATCAAGTCGATGAAAATGGGAAAACTCCTTCCTCGGGGAAGCTGTGGGTCTCTCTGAACACACTCCCACCTCTGGTTCCTAAGGAGGCTGCTACCCTCTTTGTTGCTCGTGATAACCCCACAGGATGCAGCAGGTCAGCTGGCTACTCTGAGCACCCTACTCAACAAAGACCAGTCCCAGAAAGGCCTTCCAAGATGGGCCTTCTGACCCGTGGTACTTCAAGGCTGGAGACCAGCTCTGGGGGGGCCAGCAGGTTTCGGGAGCGGTCACTGTCTGTGCCCACAGATTCAGGCACCACAGATGTCGACTGTGCCGAGGAGCAGAAGGCCCATGAGGCCTGTGCCCTGCCTTATGCCAGTACAAGCCCAGAGGGCAGTACCAGTGCTGACAACATTGCTTCCCTTAGCACTGAACAGGAAACTCAGCACAGAAGGCACAGATCTAAGAGTATCTCACTCAAGAAGGCCAAAAAGAAGCCTTGCCCACCAACACGCAGTGTATCGCTGCTCAAAGATGAGCCAGTCCTCTTGTCAGAAGGAGGGTCAGTGCTACCTAAGGACAACAGGCCCAGGAGCCTGTGCCTCTCCTTGGATCAAGGACATCCCTCGTCCCACCCAGATGCTCAGGGCCAACCAGCTGTGCCAACCCTCAAAGATCCAGAAGGTACACAATTCTCCCACCACTGGTATCTTACCGACTGGAAGTCTGGTGACACGTACCAATCCTTGTCCAGCTCCAGCACTGCCACTGGCACCACCGTCATTGAGTGCACCCAAGTTCAGGGCAGCTCAGAATCTCTGGCTTCCCCTTCTACCTCCAGAGCCACCACACCTTCCCAACTCTCCATTGAGGTGGAGGCAAGGGAGGTGTCCTCTCCAGGAAGGCCCACTGGACTGATGTCACCCTCCAGTGGATACTCCAGCCAGTCAGAGACACCAACACCCACGGTCTCCATGTCCTTAATGCTGGGCCACTTACCTACTGCAAGCAGCAGTGTCCGGGTACGTCCAGTGGTACCTGAGAGGAAATCATCACTACCCCCGACATCACCCATGGAGAAACTTTCCAAGTCACAGCTGTCATTTGACCTACCTTTGGCTTCTTCTACCAATATAGATCTGTCTGGGATGAGTATTTCCCTCAGAAGCAAAACCAAGGTGAGCCGGCATCACTCAGACACAAATTTTGGGGCAAAATTGGCCCAGAAGACCAGTCCCAACCAGCCAATCATGCCCATGGTTACTCAGTCTGACCTGCGTTCTGTTCGCCTGAGGTCAGTCAGCAAGTCTGAGCCGGAAGATGACATTGAGAGCCCTGACTATGCCGAGGAACCTGGAGCGGAAGAACTCTTCAGTTTGCCAGAGAAAAAGGTGAAACCTCCTGTGGCTGAAAAGCCTCCGCTGGCCCGAAGGCTTCCAAGCTTGGTGCACAAGCCACCATCTGTCCCCGAGGAGTACCCACTGACTTTACCCTCCCTGGCTATGACCTCCAAGAGCTCAGCTCCACATGTCAGGCCACACCCCCAGGATAGCCACACGGTGATGCGTAAGCCAAAGGCCTGCAGTTTGCCTGATGCCAGAAGCCCAGGGGAGTCCGCAGCACCCTCATCTCTTGTCTTTACACCTTTCACCAGTTCCTCTGGTGCTTTGTTCTCAGGAATGCAGCAATGTCCCCGGGGAAGTCTGGAGGATGAGAGCTCCAAGAGGAGAGCCCTGCCTGAAAGAATTAGCCTCCAGAGCCAGGAAGAAGCtgagaaaaagaaaggcaagatCCCACCTCCCGTACCAAAAAAGCCCAGTGTGCTGTACCTGCCTCTCACCTCGCAGATAACACAAATGGACACCTACCTGGCAGACACGAGGCTACCCCTGAGCCCCATCATCACGCTGGAGGAAGATGCCAAGTGTCCCCCCATCAGCGACGAGCTGCGATCACCTGGCAAAAGGATGGCTTCAACGCCACAAGCTGACAGCGAAAAGGAGGCAAGCCCTCTGG GGCGATCTGAAGAACCGAGTATCGAAGAAAAAAGTTTGATCAGTGATAAAACAGCCGAATGGATTGCagaggatgatgatgatgtgtTTGTGACTTCACGCAcaactgaagatttatttactgtgaTACACAG GTCCAAAAGAAAGCTGCTCGGCTGGAAGGAGCCAGGTGAGGCCTTTGCCAGCAATAGACCTAGCCCCCACTCACCAGTAAAGAACACAGCTGAGTCTCCTACCAGCGAGCCTGCTGCCGTCGTGGGCCCAAGCAACAGTGCCAGCCTAGATGCTGGCAGAAACGATGATTTCAAGGCTCTGCTCCAGAAGAAGGGAAGTAAGGCAACCCCACGGTCTCGCCCTTCAGCAGCTGAACTGCTGAAGACCACCAACCCACTGGCTCGGAGAATTATTGCACAATTTTCAAAAGACTATGAAACCACTGACAACCCTAGCACCTAG
- the NHSL2 gene encoding NHS-like protein 2 isoform X3 — translation MERAEAVAVFWSRGAAANSGRENATATAHSRSSWRQPVNVFLSSGRPPSVEELLREAQLNLQSLLQGHSNSPADSVAHSTPSDIRLSHSLPEGFHGRVAVGQETRFPNLTSRVLRTPSSEPEEPSQARSGPSPPGMESMGVVYSVPGSCNGPAEPTFSTSWKGEALTYMTPSATTESNQVDENGKTPSSGKLWVSLNTLPPLVPKEAATLFVARDNPTGCSRSAGYSEHPTQQRPVPERPSKMGLLTRGTSRLETSSGGASRFRERSLSVPTDSGTTDVDCAEEQKAHEACALPYASTSPEGSTSADNIASLSTEQETQHRRHRSKSISLKKAKKKPCPPTRSVSLLKDEPVLLSEGGSVLPKDNRPRSLCLSLDQGHPSSHPDAQGQPAVPTLKDPEGTQFSHHWYLTDWKSGDTYQSLSSSSTATGTTVIECTQVQGSSESLASPSTSRATTPSQLSIEVEAREVSSPGRPTGLMSPSSGYSSQSETPTPTVSMSLMLGHLPTASSSVRVRPVVPERKSSLPPTSPMEKLSKSQLSFDLPLASSTNIDLSGMSISLRSKTKVSRHHSDTNFGAKLAQKTSPNQPIMPMVTQSDLRSVRLRSVSKSEPEDDIESPDYAEEPGAEELFSLPEKKVKPPVAEKPPLARRLPSLVHKPPSVPEEYPLTLPSLAMTSKSSAPHVRPHPQDSHTVMRKPKACSLPDARSPGESAAPSSLVFTPFTSSSGALFSGMQQCPRGSLEDESSKRRALPERISLQSQEEAEKKKGKIPPPVPKKPSVLYLPLTSQITQMDTYLADTRLPLSPIITLEEDAKCPPISDELRSPGKRMASTPQADSEKEASPLGRSEEPSIEEKSLISDKTAEWIAEDDDDVFVTSRTTEDLFTVIHRSKRKLLGWKEPGEAFASNRPSPHSPVKNTAESPTSEPAAVVGPSNSASLDAGRNDDFKALLQKKGSKATPRSRPSAAELLKTTNPLARRIIAQFSKDYETTDNPST, via the exons CTGCAGCTAACTCGGGTCGGGAAAATGCGACAGCGACTGCCCACTCGAGGTCGTCATGGCGACAGCCAGTGAACGTGTTCCTCTCCTCGGGCAGGCCCCCGAGCGTAGAGGAGCTGCTTCGAGAGGCGCAGCTCAATCTTCAGAGCCTGTTGCAAG GTCACAGCAACAGCCCAGCAGACAGTGTGGCCCACTCCACCCCCTCAGATATAAGGCTCAGTCACTCACTTCCAGAAGGTTTTCATGGAAGAGTTGCAGTTGGTCAGGAAACTCGGTTCCCAAATCTCACCTCACGAGTACTGAGAACACCTTCAAGTGAGCCAGAagagccttcccaggcacgtagTGGCCCTAGCCCTCCTGGCATGGAGAGCATGGGAGTGGTATACAGTGTCCCAGGTTCTTGCAATGGACCAGCAGAGCCAACATTCTCCACTTCCTGGAAGGGAGAGGCCTTGACCTACATGACACCAAGTGCTACCACCGAGAGCAATCAAGTCGATGAAAATGGGAAAACTCCTTCCTCGGGGAAGCTGTGGGTCTCTCTGAACACACTCCCACCTCTGGTTCCTAAGGAGGCTGCTACCCTCTTTGTTGCTCGTGATAACCCCACAGGATGCAGCAGGTCAGCTGGCTACTCTGAGCACCCTACTCAACAAAGACCAGTCCCAGAAAGGCCTTCCAAGATGGGCCTTCTGACCCGTGGTACTTCAAGGCTGGAGACCAGCTCTGGGGGGGCCAGCAGGTTTCGGGAGCGGTCACTGTCTGTGCCCACAGATTCAGGCACCACAGATGTCGACTGTGCCGAGGAGCAGAAGGCCCATGAGGCCTGTGCCCTGCCTTATGCCAGTACAAGCCCAGAGGGCAGTACCAGTGCTGACAACATTGCTTCCCTTAGCACTGAACAGGAAACTCAGCACAGAAGGCACAGATCTAAGAGTATCTCACTCAAGAAGGCCAAAAAGAAGCCTTGCCCACCAACACGCAGTGTATCGCTGCTCAAAGATGAGCCAGTCCTCTTGTCAGAAGGAGGGTCAGTGCTACCTAAGGACAACAGGCCCAGGAGCCTGTGCCTCTCCTTGGATCAAGGACATCCCTCGTCCCACCCAGATGCTCAGGGCCAACCAGCTGTGCCAACCCTCAAAGATCCAGAAGGTACACAATTCTCCCACCACTGGTATCTTACCGACTGGAAGTCTGGTGACACGTACCAATCCTTGTCCAGCTCCAGCACTGCCACTGGCACCACCGTCATTGAGTGCACCCAAGTTCAGGGCAGCTCAGAATCTCTGGCTTCCCCTTCTACCTCCAGAGCCACCACACCTTCCCAACTCTCCATTGAGGTGGAGGCAAGGGAGGTGTCCTCTCCAGGAAGGCCCACTGGACTGATGTCACCCTCCAGTGGATACTCCAGCCAGTCAGAGACACCAACACCCACGGTCTCCATGTCCTTAATGCTGGGCCACTTACCTACTGCAAGCAGCAGTGTCCGGGTACGTCCAGTGGTACCTGAGAGGAAATCATCACTACCCCCGACATCACCCATGGAGAAACTTTCCAAGTCACAGCTGTCATTTGACCTACCTTTGGCTTCTTCTACCAATATAGATCTGTCTGGGATGAGTATTTCCCTCAGAAGCAAAACCAAGGTGAGCCGGCATCACTCAGACACAAATTTTGGGGCAAAATTGGCCCAGAAGACCAGTCCCAACCAGCCAATCATGCCCATGGTTACTCAGTCTGACCTGCGTTCTGTTCGCCTGAGGTCAGTCAGCAAGTCTGAGCCGGAAGATGACATTGAGAGCCCTGACTATGCCGAGGAACCTGGAGCGGAAGAACTCTTCAGTTTGCCAGAGAAAAAGGTGAAACCTCCTGTGGCTGAAAAGCCTCCGCTGGCCCGAAGGCTTCCAAGCTTGGTGCACAAGCCACCATCTGTCCCCGAGGAGTACCCACTGACTTTACCCTCCCTGGCTATGACCTCCAAGAGCTCAGCTCCACATGTCAGGCCACACCCCCAGGATAGCCACACGGTGATGCGTAAGCCAAAGGCCTGCAGTTTGCCTGATGCCAGAAGCCCAGGGGAGTCCGCAGCACCCTCATCTCTTGTCTTTACACCTTTCACCAGTTCCTCTGGTGCTTTGTTCTCAGGAATGCAGCAATGTCCCCGGGGAAGTCTGGAGGATGAGAGCTCCAAGAGGAGAGCCCTGCCTGAAAGAATTAGCCTCCAGAGCCAGGAAGAAGCtgagaaaaagaaaggcaagatCCCACCTCCCGTACCAAAAAAGCCCAGTGTGCTGTACCTGCCTCTCACCTCGCAGATAACACAAATGGACACCTACCTGGCAGACACGAGGCTACCCCTGAGCCCCATCATCACGCTGGAGGAAGATGCCAAGTGTCCCCCCATCAGCGACGAGCTGCGATCACCTGGCAAAAGGATGGCTTCAACGCCACAAGCTGACAGCGAAAAGGAGGCAAGCCCTCTGG GGCGATCTGAAGAACCGAGTATCGAAGAAAAAAGTTTGATCAGTGATAAAACAGCCGAATGGATTGCagaggatgatgatgatgtgtTTGTGACTTCACGCAcaactgaagatttatttactgtgaTACACAG GTCCAAAAGAAAGCTGCTCGGCTGGAAGGAGCCAGGTGAGGCCTTTGCCAGCAATAGACCTAGCCCCCACTCACCAGTAAAGAACACAGCTGAGTCTCCTACCAGCGAGCCTGCTGCCGTCGTGGGCCCAAGCAACAGTGCCAGCCTAGATGCTGGCAGAAACGATGATTTCAAGGCTCTGCTCCAGAAGAAGGGAAGTAAGGCAACCCCACGGTCTCGCCCTTCAGCAGCTGAACTGCTGAAGACCACCAACCCACTGGCTCGGAGAATTATTGCACAATTTTCAAAAGACTATGAAACCACTGACAACCCTAGCACCTAG